Proteins encoded in a region of the Armatimonadota bacterium genome:
- a CDS encoding type II secretion system F family protein, which translates to MPQFSFSAIDGNGRPVQGVVDAGTENELIVRLSGQGLRVQSITRGAAAPTPATRPPAPAVSTVAAPPVAPVRPVTRVAHEPRRSDGRPYLAPAKTVRTKRATYKQLMFLFAQTATMLRSGVSPADTFQRLSVSAVPPHIAQAAHGVADMATAGISMADAMAVYPDVFPEAAVGAVRAGENGGYAHEACRLLSVQYEKSHRMMWHVRFLRWATMIGLSAIPVVESFVQGLDRSFADMSGVAGLGQGMMAAFRGWSGLWLVLLWACYFAAKAWMRQTRNRDLRHALALKVPVFAERAKKEGLAAFTFHTGRLSQAGLSPNRAWTLAAAAVPNQALGRAFAAMNDGTSDGVRLGDLVRRSELFPRDYANILETGEATGTLPQALEYVSQTADRDRSFADRKANWSLYGTYILLFIVFGIVCGTAFYTGYFNALYKHTVGEAEAEP; encoded by the coding sequence ATGCCCCAATTCTCCTTTAGCGCCATCGACGGAAACGGGAGGCCCGTGCAAGGGGTCGTCGATGCCGGTACAGAGAACGAACTGATCGTCCGTTTGTCCGGCCAAGGGCTCCGGGTGCAGTCGATCACACGGGGAGCCGCGGCACCGACGCCCGCTACGCGGCCTCCGGCCCCGGCCGTGTCCACTGTGGCCGCACCGCCCGTGGCCCCGGTACGCCCTGTGACGCGAGTCGCCCATGAGCCCCGCCGTTCGGACGGCCGCCCCTATCTCGCTCCGGCAAAGACGGTCCGGACGAAACGGGCCACGTACAAGCAACTCATGTTCTTGTTCGCCCAGACCGCGACGATGCTTCGGAGCGGGGTCAGTCCGGCGGACACCTTTCAGAGGCTGTCGGTGTCGGCCGTCCCTCCCCATATCGCTCAGGCCGCACACGGCGTCGCCGACATGGCGACCGCAGGGATCAGCATGGCCGACGCTATGGCCGTCTATCCCGACGTCTTTCCCGAGGCTGCCGTCGGAGCGGTCCGCGCCGGCGAAAACGGTGGTTACGCGCACGAAGCCTGCCGGCTGCTCAGCGTCCAGTACGAAAAGTCGCACCGGATGATGTGGCACGTACGGTTCCTGCGATGGGCGACCATGATCGGCCTTTCCGCGATCCCGGTGGTCGAGTCGTTCGTGCAAGGACTTGACCGGTCGTTCGCCGACATGAGCGGCGTGGCCGGATTGGGGCAAGGCATGATGGCCGCGTTCCGCGGATGGTCCGGCCTTTGGCTCGTCCTGCTGTGGGCCTGTTACTTCGCCGCCAAGGCCTGGATGCGTCAGACCCGGAACCGGGATCTGCGTCACGCGCTCGCCCTCAAAGTACCCGTCTTTGCAGAGCGGGCGAAAAAGGAGGGGCTCGCGGCGTTCACGTTCCATACAGGGCGCCTGTCCCAGGCCGGCCTCAGTCCCAACCGCGCTTGGACGTTGGCCGCGGCCGCAGTACCGAACCAAGCTCTCGGGAGGGCCTTTGCCGCCATGAACGACGGGACGTCCGACGGAGTGCGTTTAGGCGACCTTGTCCGTCGGTCCGAGTTGTTCCCCCGCGACTACGCGAACATTTTGGAGACCGGAGAGGCGACAGGGACTTTGCCGCAAGCGTTGGAATACGTGTCCCAAACGGCAGACCGGGACCGCTCGTTCGCCGACCGGAAGGCGAACTGGTCCTTGTACGGCACCTACATCCTCCTTTTCATCGTCTTCGGGATCGTGTGCGGTACAGCTTTTTACACCGGATACTTCAACGCGCTTTACAAGCACACGGTCGGTGAGGCGGAGGCCGAACCCTGA
- the sdhA gene encoding succinate dehydrogenase (quinone) flavoprotein subunit: MAQRKVIVVGGGLAGLMTTMKLAEAGVKVQLFSVVPVKRSHSVCAQGGINGAVNLRGEGDSPYLHFEDTITGGDFLNHQPPVMRMAERAPAIIYLLDRMGVPFNRTAEGMLSFRRFGGTLKHRTAYAGATTGQQLLYALDEQVRRYESSQDVEKFEGWTFVGLVKDAKGVCKGIVAQDLRTMAIESFPADAVVIASGGNGVIFGRSTNSIINTGDPVSVCYQEGAVYGNPEMVQIHPTAIPGEDKCRLISESVRGEGGRLWSPRDPEDKRPPKDIPERDRWYFCEELDPTYGNLLSRDLVSFIIYCVCRMDKGVGRRQQVYLDIGHLHREKGWSRDLINDKLGGVLEIYEKFMREDPIDNPMRIYPAVHYTMGGLWVDYEKGTNGETLDVNSPRNQMSNVPGLFAAGECEYQYHGANRLGANALLTCLTGGELAALGVQAYLGSALEGGWEDVAQTTFSEAVSYRRSEYDGLNGSTGSENPYRLLAELQETMWNYCGIWRLQKELLSARDKLEELSDRAKQCRLIDSGGWTNQAVPFTRSLQNMIEMSKAIVGGAILRDESRGAHFKLDTPDRDDSKWLKTTKARWQPSGPTFDFDESVECNVIDPRPRKYKINQNKVVKLIMGEDFFAKVGLASSEEPVSPA; encoded by the coding sequence ATGGCCCAACGGAAGGTGATCGTCGTCGGCGGTGGATTGGCCGGGCTCATGACCACGATGAAGCTCGCCGAAGCCGGCGTTAAAGTCCAGCTCTTCAGCGTCGTCCCCGTCAAGAGGAGCCACAGCGTCTGCGCCCAAGGAGGCATCAACGGTGCCGTCAACCTGAGGGGCGAAGGCGACTCGCCTTACCTGCACTTCGAAGACACGATCACAGGCGGGGACTTTCTCAACCACCAGCCTCCCGTGATGCGGATGGCCGAGCGGGCGCCCGCCATCATCTATCTCCTGGACCGGATGGGCGTGCCGTTCAACCGGACGGCCGAAGGCATGCTGAGTTTCCGTCGGTTCGGAGGGACTTTGAAGCACCGTACGGCCTATGCGGGCGCGACGACGGGGCAACAGCTCCTTTACGCGCTCGACGAGCAAGTCCGGCGATACGAGTCGAGCCAGGACGTCGAGAAGTTCGAAGGATGGACGTTCGTCGGCCTCGTCAAAGACGCCAAGGGGGTCTGCAAAGGCATCGTGGCGCAGGACCTGCGGACGATGGCGATCGAGAGTTTCCCGGCCGACGCCGTCGTGATCGCGAGCGGCGGGAACGGCGTCATCTTTGGCCGGAGCACCAATTCCATCATCAACACGGGCGACCCGGTCAGCGTCTGCTACCAAGAAGGAGCCGTCTATGGAAATCCGGAAATGGTCCAGATCCATCCGACCGCGATCCCCGGTGAAGACAAGTGCCGGTTGATCAGCGAGTCGGTAAGAGGCGAAGGAGGACGGCTCTGGTCGCCGCGCGATCCGGAGGACAAGCGACCGCCGAAGGACATTCCCGAAAGGGACCGCTGGTATTTCTGCGAGGAGCTGGACCCGACGTATGGAAACCTCCTCAGCCGCGACCTGGTCAGCTTCATCATTTATTGCGTCTGCCGAATGGACAAAGGCGTCGGGCGGCGGCAACAGGTCTATCTCGACATCGGCCATCTGCACCGCGAAAAGGGATGGAGCCGCGACCTCATCAACGACAAACTGGGAGGCGTCCTCGAGATCTATGAAAAGTTCATGCGGGAAGACCCCATCGATAACCCGATGCGGATCTACCCGGCCGTTCACTACACGATGGGCGGTCTTTGGGTCGACTACGAAAAAGGGACGAACGGCGAAACGCTCGACGTCAACTCGCCCCGGAACCAGATGTCGAACGTTCCCGGACTCTTCGCCGCCGGAGAGTGCGAGTACCAGTACCACGGTGCGAACCGCCTCGGCGCGAACGCCCTGCTCACGTGTCTGACGGGAGGCGAACTGGCAGCCCTGGGCGTGCAAGCCTATCTCGGCTCGGCTCTGGAAGGTGGGTGGGAGGACGTCGCCCAGACGACTTTCAGCGAAGCGGTCTCGTACCGGCGGTCCGAATACGACGGTCTGAACGGGTCGACCGGCTCAGAGAACCCGTACCGCCTTCTCGCCGAACTGCAGGAGACGATGTGGAACTACTGCGGGATCTGGCGCCTTCAAAAGGAGCTTCTGTCGGCGCGGGACAAGCTGGAAGAACTCTCGGACCGGGCCAAGCAGTGCCGGTTGATCGATTCCGGAGGGTGGACCAATCAGGCCGTGCCTTTTACGCGGTCGCTCCAGAACATGATCGAAATGAGCAAGGCGATCGTCGGGGGAGCGATCCTTCGGGACGAGAGTCGAGGCGCCCACTTTAAGCTGGACACGCCCGACCGCGACGACTCCAAGTGGCTGAAGACGACCAAGGCGCGGTGGCAACCGTCCGGCCCGACGTTCGATTTCGACGAGTCGGTCGAGTGCAACGTGATCGACCCCCGACCGAGAAAGTACAAGATCAACCAGAACAAGGTGGTCAAATTGATCATGGGCGAGGACTTCTTCGCCAAGGTCGGGCTGGCCTCTTCGGAAGAACCCGTGTCCCCGGCTTAA
- the ileS gene encoding isoleucine--tRNA ligase, whose product MDFKLTLNLPDADFTIPMKADLPVREPAIQAAWKEARLYETVQEHRKDDPLFLMHDGPPYTNGPIHIGTAFNKILKDFALKSRMVMGYRVPYVPGFDNHGLPIEQAVMKKFAEQHQTPDKVELRRACREHAARFIDLQTEQFSRLGIFGRWDKPYRTMDYRYEAGIVRVFKRLVERGYVYRGLRPTLWSPTVQTALADTEIVYKDVRSKAITVRFPLPGGLPGPLSGLTDVYAVIWTTTPWTIPANLALAFHPEYTYDVVHVDGSHYVVLHELVAKVAEKVGWTDFTTVGSLPGSAFEGLTFRHPVFERDSVGVLADYVTTEDGTGIVHTAPGHGRDDFYTGQKYGLPVLCPVDARGTMTEEAGEFAGVYYKKCDALVVSRLEEVGHLLAQEDFLHSYPHAERDDNPVIFRATEQWFVQIDHDGLRERMLRAVDDVDWFPQSGHARFRSMIEGRPDWCISRQRPWGVGIPVFYGAQSGTPVLDPVAMEAVAKLVEEKGSDAWYTDPPEAILPAGYTHPETGETEFRKETDVFDVWFDSGCTHLCVLEGDVEPEWKEPLPSDLVLEGSDQHRGWFNVSMILGMAVRGGAPYRQVVTHGWVNDEKGQKMSKRSGNVSDPVAVCDTFGADVLRYWAGTVDFEDDAPYGENLLKAAGEGYRRIRNTLRFLLGNLYDYDPNATFELQPIDRWIIDRTEELADRCLGSLKVYKYNAALSALHNFCGEEVSAFYGDSIKDRLYCDGKDWPSRRAAQHACHEVLRTLTLLSATFLPHLAEEVYEKIPGRRHASVFLDCLKPKRVEDAALAANFETLLSIRAWVYSEFEKWKAESDVRDSQAIEFALTLSAEESAALADCGDLAVLFKSAAVQVGPGERSVRFRVSDWPECARSRLRRPDVERVELDGEEVWLSARDRQVLGR is encoded by the coding sequence ATGGACTTTAAGCTCACCCTGAACCTGCCCGACGCCGACTTCACGATCCCCATGAAGGCGGACCTTCCCGTGCGCGAACCGGCGATTCAGGCCGCTTGGAAAGAGGCGAGGCTCTACGAGACCGTCCAAGAACACCGGAAGGACGATCCGTTGTTCTTGATGCACGACGGGCCGCCTTATACCAACGGCCCGATCCACATCGGTACGGCGTTCAACAAGATCTTGAAGGACTTCGCCCTCAAGAGCAGGATGGTGATGGGCTACCGGGTTCCCTACGTGCCCGGTTTCGACAACCATGGCTTGCCGATCGAACAGGCGGTCATGAAGAAGTTCGCCGAGCAGCACCAAACGCCGGACAAAGTCGAACTCCGACGGGCCTGCCGCGAGCACGCGGCACGGTTCATCGACCTTCAAACGGAGCAGTTCAGCCGCTTGGGGATCTTCGGTCGCTGGGACAAGCCGTACCGAACGATGGACTACCGTTACGAAGCCGGGATCGTTCGGGTCTTCAAACGGCTCGTGGAACGGGGTTACGTTTACCGCGGACTTCGGCCGACCCTTTGGTCGCCCACGGTCCAGACGGCTCTAGCCGACACGGAGATCGTTTACAAAGACGTCAGGAGCAAAGCCATTACGGTGCGTTTTCCGCTTCCTGGCGGGCTTCCTGGACCCCTTTCCGGCCTCACGGACGTGTACGCGGTGATCTGGACGACGACGCCGTGGACGATCCCGGCCAACCTGGCCTTGGCGTTCCACCCGGAATACACGTACGACGTCGTCCACGTGGACGGCTCGCACTACGTCGTCCTCCATGAACTCGTCGCAAAGGTCGCGGAGAAAGTCGGTTGGACGGACTTCACGACCGTCGGAAGTCTTCCCGGTTCGGCGTTCGAGGGCTTGACGTTCCGACATCCGGTCTTCGAACGGGACTCCGTGGGCGTTCTCGCCGACTATGTCACGACGGAAGACGGGACGGGCATCGTGCACACGGCGCCCGGCCACGGTCGGGACGACTTCTATACGGGCCAAAAGTACGGCCTCCCTGTCTTGTGCCCCGTCGACGCTCGCGGAACGATGACCGAAGAGGCCGGTGAGTTCGCGGGCGTGTACTACAAGAAGTGCGACGCGCTCGTCGTATCCCGACTGGAGGAAGTCGGCCACCTTCTCGCTCAGGAAGACTTTCTGCACAGCTATCCGCACGCCGAGAGGGACGACAATCCCGTGATCTTCCGCGCCACCGAGCAGTGGTTCGTGCAGATCGACCATGACGGCTTGCGCGAACGCATGTTGAGGGCGGTCGATGACGTCGACTGGTTCCCTCAGTCAGGTCACGCGCGTTTTCGCTCCATGATCGAGGGCCGCCCGGACTGGTGCATCAGTCGTCAGAGGCCTTGGGGCGTCGGCATCCCGGTCTTCTACGGAGCCCAAAGCGGGACGCCCGTGCTCGACCCCGTGGCGATGGAAGCGGTCGCGAAACTGGTCGAAGAGAAGGGGAGCGACGCGTGGTACACGGATCCCCCCGAAGCGATCCTCCCAGCCGGTTACACGCATCCGGAGACGGGCGAGACGGAGTTCCGAAAAGAGACCGATGTGTTCGACGTCTGGTTCGACAGCGGGTGCACGCACCTGTGCGTCCTGGAGGGCGACGTCGAACCGGAATGGAAGGAGCCGTTGCCGTCAGACCTCGTCCTCGAAGGTTCGGACCAGCACCGAGGTTGGTTCAACGTTTCGATGATCCTCGGCATGGCGGTCCGGGGCGGGGCCCCCTATCGTCAGGTCGTCACTCACGGATGGGTCAACGACGAGAAGGGACAGAAAATGTCGAAGCGGTCCGGAAACGTGAGCGATCCGGTCGCTGTCTGCGACACGTTCGGAGCCGACGTCCTCCGGTATTGGGCCGGGACAGTGGACTTCGAAGACGACGCGCCGTATGGGGAAAACCTTCTCAAGGCGGCAGGCGAAGGGTATCGCCGTATTCGTAATACGTTAAGATTTTTACTAGGAAACTTGTACGATTACGACCCAAACGCGACTTTCGAACTCCAACCGATCGACCGATGGATCATCGACCGGACCGAGGAACTCGCCGACCGATGCCTGGGCTCTTTGAAGGTCTATAAGTACAACGCCGCCCTCAGCGCCCTGCACAACTTCTGCGGCGAGGAGGTTTCCGCGTTCTACGGTGACTCGATCAAGGACCGTCTCTACTGCGACGGTAAGGATTGGCCCTCTCGCCGTGCGGCCCAGCACGCCTGTCACGAAGTCCTTCGGACCTTGACGCTCCTTTCGGCGACCTTTCTCCCACATTTGGCAGAGGAGGTCTATGAGAAGATCCCTGGCCGCCGTCATGCGTCGGTCTTTCTGGACTGCCTGAAGCCGAAACGGGTCGAAGACGCCGCTCTGGCCGCGAACTTCGAGACGCTCCTCTCGATCCGGGCCTGGGTGTACTCCGAATTCGAAAAGTGGAAGGCGGAGAGCGACGTACGGGACTCTCAGGCCATCGAGTTCGCGTTGACGCTGTCGGCGGAGGAATCGGCGGCTCTTGCCGACTGCGGCGACCTCGCCGTCTTGTTCAAGTCGGCGGCCGTCCAGGTCGGTCCCGGCGAGCGCTCGGTCCGTTTCCGCGTCTCGGATTGGCCGGAATGCGCCAGGAGCCGTCTGCGCAGGCCCGACGTCGAACGGGTCGAGCTCGATGGTGAGGAAGTCTGGTTGAGCGCCAGGGACCGACAGGTGCTCGGACGATGA
- a CDS encoding PEP-CTERM sorting domain-containing protein codes for MMKLRTVTLVALAACAAASFADTIKLKGTGNGLTVKIVYKGNAFSGFGGQLEFKNLDKNSVFTSYCVDLDNIVSVGQTWDVKTAMTKNDPIFSLAGSVLSNGAGKDTSDNKAASLQIAVWAARYGTDLKQNKGQFKLDSSWYDSHAAVINDAISMLDAGKNNKMDAMLWIPQDNCGGQAQLTPVPEPASMIALGLGIVGLARRRRK; via the coding sequence ATGATGAAACTCAGGACTGTGACACTCGTCGCGCTCGCCGCGTGTGCGGCGGCGTCCTTCGCCGATACGATCAAGCTGAAAGGCACAGGTAACGGCCTCACCGTGAAGATCGTTTACAAAGGCAACGCCTTCTCGGGGTTCGGCGGGCAACTCGAATTCAAGAACCTCGACAAGAACTCCGTCTTCACTAGCTACTGTGTCGACCTTGACAACATCGTCAGCGTCGGCCAGACCTGGGACGTCAAGACCGCGATGACGAAGAACGACCCGATCTTCTCCCTGGCGGGCAGCGTCCTCTCCAACGGCGCGGGTAAGGACACGTCGGACAACAAGGCCGCTTCGCTCCAGATCGCCGTCTGGGCCGCACGCTACGGCACGGACCTGAAGCAGAACAAGGGACAGTTCAAGCTCGATTCGAGCTGGTACGACTCTCATGCCGCCGTCATCAACGACGCCATCTCGATGCTTGACGCGGGCAAGAACAACAAGATGGACGCGATGCTCTGGATCCCGCAAGACAACTGCGGCGGCCAGGCCCAGCTGACCCCCGTTCCCGAGCCTGCTTCGATGATCGCGCTCGGCCTTGGCATCGTCGGCCTCGCCCGTCGGCGCCGGAAGTAA
- the pfkA gene encoding 6-phosphofructokinase — protein MDRIGVITSGGDSPGMNAAVRAVVRAAIGRGIAVTGFQHGWQGVIENESREMVSRSVGGIISQGGTILRSARSKEFRTFEGRAKALDVLRANGVSGLVVIGGDGSLTGAKILSEEFSFPVVGVPASIDNDISGTDFSIGFDTAVNTALGAIDKVRDTAYSHERVFVIEVMGRANGFIALEVALACGAEAVIVPEVPYSLLEICDYLRNMSAKGKRSAILIVAEGAARASDIKEFVHSNTGFEVRYLVLGHMQRGGSPTAFDRVLALRLGALAANRLVSGFTGEMVGVDGTKLVSHPLSYVLSTERTIDPDKLLLVDAMAQ, from the coding sequence ATCGATCGGATCGGAGTCATCACCAGCGGCGGCGATTCGCCAGGAATGAACGCGGCCGTCCGGGCCGTCGTCAGGGCCGCGATCGGTCGCGGCATCGCCGTCACGGGCTTCCAGCACGGTTGGCAGGGCGTGATCGAGAACGAGTCGCGCGAAATGGTTTCGCGGTCGGTCGGAGGGATCATCTCCCAAGGCGGGACGATCCTTCGTTCGGCACGCTCGAAAGAGTTCAGGACCTTCGAAGGCCGCGCGAAGGCCCTGGACGTCCTTCGGGCTAACGGCGTCAGCGGCCTCGTCGTGATCGGTGGGGACGGCTCGTTGACGGGCGCGAAGATCCTCTCCGAGGAGTTTTCGTTCCCCGTCGTCGGCGTACCGGCCTCGATCGACAACGACATCAGCGGGACCGACTTTTCGATCGGGTTCGATACGGCCGTCAACACCGCGCTCGGTGCGATCGACAAGGTCCGCGACACCGCCTATTCCCATGAGCGGGTCTTCGTGATCGAGGTCATGGGCCGGGCGAACGGCTTCATCGCGCTCGAAGTCGCATTGGCCTGTGGGGCCGAAGCGGTGATCGTGCCCGAAGTCCCCTATTCTCTCCTTGAGATCTGCGACTATCTCCGGAACATGTCCGCGAAGGGCAAGCGGTCCGCGATCCTGATCGTCGCAGAGGGCGCCGCCCGAGCGAGCGACATCAAGGAATTCGTCCATTCGAACACGGGGTTCGAGGTCCGGTACCTCGTCCTCGGCCACATGCAACGGGGCGGCTCTCCGACCGCGTTCGACCGGGTTTTGGCCCTTCGCCTCGGCGCTTTGGCCGCGAACAGGCTCGTCAGCGGTTTTACGGGAGAGATGGTCGGCGTCGACGGCACGAAACTCGTTTCCCATCCGCTGTCGTACGTCCTCAGCACCGAACGGACGATCGATCCAGACAAGCTCCTTCTGGTCGACGCCATGGCGCAGTGA
- a CDS encoding NAD(P)-dependent glycerol-3-phosphate dehydrogenase — MTVTVLGAGSWGTALSLVLARNGHDVNLLGRESGALDDLVQRRENLRYLPGFVLPESVRVAWLDADSPVGDVTVIAVPSGAVQEVLPVVCRSNVVVVASKGLAPGGEALISDVVEAACPSSRVVVLSGPNLAVELAQSIPTVAVAASKDSDAACLVRDAFHCRSYRVYVSDDVKGVEVAGALKNVMAIAAGMSDGLGFGDNTKGALLARGLHETARIGLALGARLETFLGIAGVGDLFATANSRLSRNYRVGFGLGEGRRLADVLQQIGQVAEGVTTAELVLHLARKLGVEAPICDVVNQVMRGNVDPRTAVWQLMERTPKREGLEAPGTG; from the coding sequence ATGACGGTCACCGTCCTGGGTGCAGGAAGCTGGGGCACGGCGCTTTCGCTCGTTCTCGCCAGGAACGGTCACGACGTGAACCTCCTCGGACGCGAATCCGGGGCTCTTGACGACCTGGTCCAGCGCCGCGAGAACCTGCGCTATCTGCCAGGGTTCGTCCTTCCCGAATCGGTCCGCGTCGCGTGGCTCGACGCCGACAGTCCGGTCGGCGACGTCACGGTGATCGCGGTGCCGTCGGGGGCCGTACAAGAGGTCCTCCCCGTCGTGTGCCGGTCGAACGTCGTCGTCGTAGCCAGCAAGGGCCTCGCGCCTGGCGGAGAGGCCCTCATCTCCGACGTCGTCGAAGCGGCTTGTCCGTCCTCCCGGGTCGTCGTCCTAAGCGGCCCGAACTTAGCCGTCGAACTCGCCCAGAGTATCCCGACGGTCGCGGTCGCGGCGAGCAAAGACTCCGATGCGGCTTGCCTCGTAAGGGACGCGTTCCATTGCAGGTCGTACCGCGTTTATGTCAGCGACGACGTCAAGGGCGTCGAGGTCGCGGGCGCGCTCAAGAACGTCATGGCGATCGCAGCGGGTATGTCCGACGGCCTTGGTTTCGGCGACAACACGAAGGGCGCGCTCCTGGCCCGTGGCCTCCACGAGACGGCGCGGATCGGGCTCGCCCTCGGTGCCCGGCTCGAGACGTTCCTCGGAATCGCGGGGGTCGGCGACCTCTTCGCGACCGCTAACTCTCGCCTGTCGCGCAACTACCGCGTCGGATTCGGGCTGGGCGAGGGCCGTCGGCTCGCAGACGTGCTTCAGCAGATCGGTCAGGTCGCCGAAGGGGTGACCACCGCTGAACTCGTCCTTCATCTGGCGCGAAAACTCGGCGTCGAGGCGCCGATCTGCGACGTCGTAAACCAGGTCATGCGCGGCAACGTCGATCCCAGAACGGCCGTTTGGCAGCTCATGGAACGGACGCCGAAGCGCGAAGGACTTGAAGCGCCCGGAACCGGTTGA
- the lspA gene encoding signal peptidase II has product MKGNFRLFLALTPGLLLVDQLVKAWARSATGGVEGHIVTLWPNVFELKLVYNEGVAFGMFQGFGVVLTPVAVGIAIVAAWYSWKHPDDPKLSHVTAALLASGSVGNLTDRLRFGKVTDMFWIRLINFPVFNVADVCITVAGTLLVWGTLSDVFKKKDEGAPSTEG; this is encoded by the coding sequence ATGAAAGGGAACTTCCGCCTGTTCCTCGCACTGACTCCCGGTCTGCTGCTCGTCGACCAGCTCGTCAAGGCGTGGGCCCGGTCGGCGACAGGCGGGGTCGAGGGGCACATCGTGACGCTCTGGCCGAACGTGTTCGAACTCAAACTGGTCTACAACGAGGGCGTGGCCTTCGGCATGTTCCAGGGCTTCGGGGTCGTGTTGACACCGGTCGCGGTGGGGATCGCGATCGTCGCTGCGTGGTACAGCTGGAAGCATCCGGACGACCCGAAGCTGTCGCACGTGACGGCCGCATTGCTGGCTTCAGGGTCGGTGGGGAACCTGACCGACCGGCTCCGCTTCGGAAAGGTCACGGACATGTTCTGGATCCGGTTGATCAATTTTCCGGTCTTCAACGTCGCCGACGTTTGCATCACGGTCGCCGGGACTCTTCTCGTCTGGGGGACGCTCTCGGACGTCTTCAAAAAGAAGGACGAAGGCGCGCCGTCGACCGAAGGTTGA
- the folK gene encoding 2-amino-4-hydroxy-6-hydroxymethyldihydropteridine diphosphokinase, producing MRTPCTVFSTRRAVVAFGSNVGDRGRHVLEALKFLGSRVGIVASSGLYETAPMYVEDQPPFLNGAVLIETDLDPRELLKLLKDIESRIGRQARERNGPREIDLDLIDFEGDDVDHSATLTVPHPRAHERRFVLDPMNEIAPDWVLNGYGAVRDLLKRADVQSQEVRRTADAPILL from the coding sequence ATGCGCACCCCTTGCACAGTTTTTTCGACGCGCCGGGCCGTCGTCGCGTTCGGCTCCAACGTGGGCGACCGCGGCCGGCACGTCCTGGAAGCGCTCAAGTTCCTGGGTTCGCGGGTCGGGATCGTTGCGTCGAGCGGGCTTTACGAGACCGCTCCGATGTACGTCGAAGACCAGCCTCCGTTCCTCAACGGTGCCGTCCTGATCGAAACGGACCTTGACCCTCGGGAACTGTTGAAGCTTTTGAAAGACATTGAGTCACGGATCGGCCGTCAAGCACGCGAGAGGAACGGACCCCGCGAGATCGACCTCGATCTGATCGACTTCGAAGGCGACGACGTCGACCACAGTGCGACGCTCACTGTCCCGCATCCGCGTGCCCACGAACGAAGGTTCGTACTCGATCCGATGAACGAAATCGCCCCTGATTGGGTTCTCAATGGATACGGGGCGGTACGCGACCTCTTGAAACGGGCCGACGTACAATCCCAGGAAGTCAGGCGGACGGCCGATGCCCCAATTCTCCTTTAG